The following coding sequences are from one Granulicella arctica window:
- a CDS encoding FAD-binding oxidoreductase produces the protein MVQRHYDVHRVRAESSTRLTGWGANMRVDCHLTEPGFSSDIAAQLDQAGTIARGLGRSYGDCAINAGGQVIGMTRADRCLCFDEHTGTLTCEAGVSLERIIHDFAPCGWFPMITPGTKFVTVGGCIANDIHGKAHHAQGCFLNSVDSMTVLLASGEVVVASRSVNPDLFWATFGGMGLLGVILTATIRLRKIETTYFHQRSIRVNNLEEMLTALDEHDDTFPYSVATLDVLATGAHLGRGVLTLGDHASLDDLPSQLAADPLRISGPPKLTVPFELPEFTLNPLSIRLVNAVIQRIQASAAPIGHYESFFYPLDKIARWNRGYGCRGFTQYQFVIPFTDGPSRMREILTAILSSGELPFLNVLKRLGKESGGVLSFPQEGYTFAIDFPIRRNTAALLRRLDAMVLDAGGRIYLGKDSYVEASTFRTMYPALDNWLATKAKYDPHCVFTSNLGRRVGLV, from the coding sequence ATGGTGCAGCGCCATTACGATGTTCATCGTGTGCGTGCTGAGTCCAGTACGCGCCTCACCGGCTGGGGCGCGAACATGCGCGTCGATTGCCATCTAACCGAACCCGGCTTCTCGTCGGACATCGCAGCACAGCTTGACCAGGCCGGTACCATTGCACGCGGCCTCGGACGGAGCTACGGCGACTGTGCCATCAACGCCGGTGGCCAAGTGATCGGCATGACGCGTGCAGATCGCTGTCTCTGCTTCGACGAGCATACCGGCACGCTCACCTGCGAGGCAGGCGTAAGCCTCGAGCGCATCATCCATGACTTCGCTCCGTGTGGCTGGTTCCCGATGATTACGCCGGGGACAAAGTTCGTGACTGTGGGCGGCTGCATCGCCAACGATATTCACGGCAAGGCCCACCATGCACAGGGCTGCTTCCTCAACTCCGTCGACTCCATGACCGTTCTGCTCGCCAGCGGCGAGGTCGTCGTGGCAAGCCGCAGTGTGAACCCGGACCTCTTCTGGGCGACCTTTGGCGGCATGGGCCTGCTCGGCGTCATCCTCACCGCGACCATTCGACTGCGCAAGATCGAGACGACCTACTTCCATCAACGATCGATCCGCGTGAACAATCTCGAAGAGATGCTGACCGCACTCGACGAACATGACGATACCTTCCCCTATTCGGTAGCAACCCTCGACGTGCTCGCGACCGGTGCCCACCTTGGTCGAGGTGTCCTTACGCTCGGCGATCATGCGAGTCTGGATGATCTTCCATCTCAGCTCGCCGCCGATCCGCTACGGATCTCAGGCCCACCCAAGCTCACAGTACCCTTCGAGCTGCCCGAGTTCACGCTCAATCCACTCAGCATCCGGCTCGTAAACGCGGTCATCCAGCGTATTCAGGCCAGCGCAGCGCCCATCGGGCACTATGAGAGCTTCTTCTATCCGCTGGACAAAATCGCACGCTGGAACCGTGGCTATGGATGTCGCGGCTTCACTCAGTATCAATTTGTCATCCCATTCACGGATGGCCCGAGCCGCATGCGCGAGATCCTGACTGCGATCCTCTCCTCAGGCGAGCTACCCTTTCTCAACGTCCTCAAACGCCTCGGGAAAGAGAGCGGTGGTGTGCTCTCCTTTCCGCAGGAGGGGTACACCTTTGCAATTGACTTTCCCATCCGCAGGAACACCGCGGCACTACTGCGGCGACTGGATGCGATGGTGCTCGATGCCGGCGGCCGCATCTACCTAGGCAAGGACTCCTACGTCGAAGCCTCAACCTTTCGCACGATGTATCCGGCGCTTGATAACTGGCTCGCGACCAAGGCCAAATATGATCCCCACTGCGTCTTCACCTCGAATCTCGGACGGCGCGTGGGTCTCGTCTAG